aatgactttttgatgacttttttccttttcaaaaatttattttgaacaGGAGTTTTAGGTTTTCCAAACACTAAAAATCCTTTTTAGCTTTTTGATTAAATCAATAAGTCATAAGTTGAGTTGGAAAAGCTTAGTCAAACATGTCCCAAATTACTAGATTACCCCTCATTTAACACTCCTTATATTTGTTGGCTTATGAAAGAAtgtccattttagtcattttacattaataagctaagccaaacacttttttagaaaACAAATTATTGACTTATTGTCTTTTCCTACCtgataagctaatccaaacacttttttaaaaactcatttCAAAAAGTAATAAGTCAATAAATCCTTTAAAAAAAAGTTCTTTTTAACTAAAAGAAGCTTAGCTAAACATGCCctcaatatttatttattaaaaaactaTTTTAAGATACATATATCAATGTTTTCAACTTTTGGTATGTCACCACCAAATGAAAATATAAATAGACACCAAAGCAACAATTTTCCCAGATGAAAAAAAACGTAGACCCACTCAACACGCAATAAGAAGAAGAGAAGTTGATCGGAGAATTAAGATGAAACTTGTTTGGTCGCCAGAAACCGCCGCTAAAGCTTTACTGGACACCGTTAAATCCGTAAGCACTCTATATATTATACCCCATCGATCATTTCATTTAAAttatattattatcattattattattattattatttcaaataAATTTCGGGGTGACTTTCTCCGGGGGAGAGTAGTCGCCGCTTGAAGTTTTGTTCGTGACAAAATTTTATGTGTGGACAAGGAGTTTTACCACACTGAGCcttgtggtggtttactctggtCACCAACGCTGTCTTTGATTGCGAGCGTTGGTGGCCTTTTGCTGATGGGTACACACGAGTGGGTGACCGGGCTTTGTTAGTCGTTAAAAAAAATCGAATAAATATctaattatgtttatttatttttattaaaaaagtgCAAAGGTTTGGACGGATCAAGCGTGGCGGAGCTGATCGCCGCCATGGCCGGCGGCTGGAACGCAAAGCTCATAGTGGAAACATGGTCACAAGGTGACGTGGCAACCACAAGCATTGGTTTATCAATAGCAAGTGTGCACACGTGCGGCCGGCACGTGTGCATAGTTCCGGACGAGGTCTCGAAGACGGAGTACTCGCGCGTGTTAAGAACAGCCGGAATGTCGCCGGAGGTTATTGTTGGGGTGCCGGAGGAGGTGGTTAAAGGGATGGTGATAGATTTTCTGGTGGTGGATGGTCAGAAAAACAACTTTGGTCGGGTTGTTATGGCGGCGAAGTTCGGCGGGCGTGGGGCGGTGGTGGTTTGTAAGAACGCCGCAGCGCGTGATGTACGGTTGCGGAGCTTGTTTGACGGTGGATCACGGCGGATTGTGAGGTCGGTGTTTTTGCCGGTGGGGGATGGGGTGGATGTTGCCCACGTGGCGGCGGGTGAAGGTggcgggtcgggttcgggttcggaTAAAGTGAAGAAGAGTAGGTGGATCAGACGGGTCGATATTCGATCCGGTGAAGAGTTTTTGTTCCGCAAGTAAAGAGCAAACACTAAAGAGAGTTTGTTTACAATTTTTTTGTTAGTTTGATGACTTTGGTTTATAGGTTTTGATAATCCGAATTTTGTGTATATCATTAAGGAATAACAATTCCGTTTATATTTGTGCGGACTTGTCTTGAGCGTTGGAGTGTCTAGGGGACGTCGCGTATGAGGCCGCTCTAACGAGTTTGATGTGATTGTTCGTTGTAGAGACGGAGAACGGTTACATCACTATCGATATGGGCTCGAAAGTCAAAATGGAGGAGTCTCACATCCATAAAGCATCCACCCGAAACCTCGAGTGACTCGAATTTTTAACAATAACTTTATTTAGGTTTATATCgtaatattttttatttagtaACTTTTACAATTTGATATGATAATCTATCAAGGTAGTCGTTCTTATGATTTTCatgtaccttaaataaccttttatGGTAGTAAACATGGCCGATAGACATACATGTATTTCAAAAACATATCAACTTTGATATAGTTTGGCAGAACAATAAGCTTTTTTTTCTTAGTGAATAAAATCTTTAGAACTCTTTTTTTCTTAGTGAATAACATCTTTAGAACtcttaaattttaataatatttttttctaTATCATTCATATTTAAATTAATATCATATATCAGCGTTTTTCCAAAGCTAATACACTCTTTTATATACCTTTATTGTTTCGATTTTAGCTTCTCAaatagaaacaaaaaaaaaattataaaactatCTAAGataaatcaaaacaagtaaattaCGATTTGGCTCttgtagttatatcacttttacccttttagcacaaaaagaaattttttaacatctgagcccccaacgtcttttttttctaactcttttgcccctaaaagtaaatagatgaggttagtgttaggggccaaaaaagTTAGGAAAAAAGACATTTAGGACTCATATGTTAAAAGATTTCTTTTTGGTCTAAAAGCGCAAAAGTAATATAACTACAAGGGCcaaaaatcgtaatttactctatcaAAACTATTTTTAAGTGGAAAATTACCTTGACTACATATAAAAGCAATGATTAATAGAAAAAATGACTCTTTAAAAGATTTTATAGTTTCTTTTTAACGCATTGATCTCACCGTTCATTTTTATGATTAGATGTTATTCAATATGTTTTATGGCTTTCAAATTCAGGGTCTATTAATTAACGTTGCCTAATAATAAAATACAATAACACTAAGCAAGATATTAAATAAATGGTGCCTAAGTACAAGTCGACAAACAGACAACTTTataatatatttatcaagttAAAAAAATGCTTTAAGACATGAGACAAGGAGTATTTAATCCTAAGATTTTTTTAGTTGACtttttataaaagtttttttaacaacaaattttgATCGCTAACGGAtcactagagtatcatcgtgccaccagcgaaACCACCCGAGCATATCCATCTCTACTAGACATAATGTCTATACATCAATTCGGGAGAAAACTCAATACATATGGGAAAAACTCCCTTGTGGGATGGGAATCAAACCCAAGACCTATTGGTCACAAAGTCTTATCCTACTCCCAAGATGTCACTAGGTTGTAAAGCCAttattttatatatgtatttCAACAACCGTTAATTGCCTTATTAAACCTTTGCGATATATgtgatttgacacgtggaaaacaaaCCCAAACCCACgcccgtggggtatggtggggcttgggttgggggcataaGTTGACACATGGGGGCATGTGAAATGACTAGTTTGGTCtggccattgagagcccgccatgtcaccttgctagcctgccccacgcccggcttcaaacccaagccccaagggccacgccccaacccaagcccacccggggtggtggcttgggcgttttcccccaactcACGcctcaacccaagccccataccccatagtcttaagTAGTTGTAATATAATATACGGTTGTAATAAATAGTTCGTAAACAATAGTACTTGAAACGTGTTACGTTATAGTTTTAGATTAGATGCGTGTGAATTTCACTAACATAGATTTGCAGTTTTAGCGAACCTTATTCTGCTAACTTCGGTTTCTTTACGTCTATTAATAGATGTCTCGCACACATCAATTTTGTGTAATTTATTTTCATCAACTATGATTTGAAAGTGAAAGTGAAActcaatatatattttattaagaaATAAATGTGGATGACAAACCTACTTATTATCCTAAAAGAATATGATATTGCCATTGGTGTCTAATATGTTACCGCTTTACTTCAGCTTTAAATAAATGTAAACTAAAATCTTTCTTGTCTAGAAtctagaaataaaaataaatgtaaaacTAAATTCTTTCTTGTCTAGATACAATTAAAATGCAACACACTTATCTTTTAGCCATCTGTCTCACGTATGATTAAGTCTTATTAGGGGGTCGGGGCACCATGTGATGGCCTATTATCCATATGTTTTGGACCGTTAAACACTGCGGCCACCAGCCTTCTTCCACGCGTGGAATAGATGATGCGTGCTTGTCATCACGCGTTGATTTTCAATTTTTGTACCGTTGAAATGACCGTTGGTTTGATGAATATGACCGTTTGGATGATTTTgctatttatatacacacaataCAATTTTTTAAAATACCAAACAATACAACCATTCCAACAGAAAAAAAATACAATCTTCaaacaacaaaaaaatcaaaTTCAGCCCAAAATGGAAGGTTCAAGCAAACGAGGTTCGGATTCGAAGAAAAAACTTGTACGACCAAAGGTTCGAGCTAATCTTGGCGAGCCGGCGAGATTTCGGTTGCAAGACGAACCCGACCCAATCCCACCATTTCAAACCTGACCGTTTCCCAACCAACCCTTTAAACGTCTTGTTACAACCGCACAACACTCTCCACGAACCGTTTAAGTCGATCGTACTTTAACGCAAACGCGAGATACGTGAAAAGTGTGGTTGGGAGACGCCGTGGACTTTTAGGTTTTTTTAATTTGCAATGTTTAGTTTTTTTAGTTTGTAATTTAGGatttatttaaatgaaatttataatctaTAATTTTATTGTGTTAttgttaatttatatttaattaaatacatTCGTTTATGTACTTTATACTAAAACAAAGACCATTGATGTTTATCttatattaaacaaaataaaacaaaacatatatGGCTGTTTAATCATTTccttgttttattttaaaaactCAATTTTAAAATTATGAGAATCTtactatactaataaacaaaaatcctttttggacacatgtcattctctggtaatttctcacccttagtttttatttatctcttttattaaataataataatattaaacatcaatttaattaaatctatttatctcttttgtttaatttatttctttttaactctaaagtttcaatttttggcaatttaagtctaaaatttcaatctttggtattttaacccctttaattaatttgatttttcacttctaattcaaaagttttcatcttttgcaatttaacccctttaattttttttactttcaatccaaagcttttcatcttttgcaatttaatctcaacactttttttactttcaactttagtctctgatatacttttcatctttcataagttctccgtttaacgtgtcgttctaaatttccgacttaacaggccgcaacgtgcgtgtggtgTTCAacgtttttcatctattttttcctgtttgacatgtccgtcgcagcacgtctatttttccccgttttatataggtctgtcgcaacgtgcgagtcagagatcgacttagttatttttttctcggttttacacacaggctcgtggtcatgtaagaaacatttgcctttcatctaacatgatatataactattgaataccccgccgcattgcggcgggtggtaaatctagtaaaataataaattaaaatcaTATTATAAactataaagacaaaaggcaagATAAGCACACAGAAGATAAGACATAAATATTTAATTGTAAACTCGAACAAAAATCTTTGTCACTTCCATTTTCGCAATACAAATATATTCATTACATCATTTGAGCTCGATAATTAAGTTAATTTGACATAAATAATCTGTAACTTGCAAGATAACTAATATTATTTGTAAATGTCTGCTGTCACTTGCGCTTTTGTTTCAACTTAATTAGCTGTATTAGGTaatttaatatatgtatatattaaccGATTCTTTTCCAAAATAAAGTAATAAAATATCACTAACCATTTTATTTAACTTATCTTAAGATAGTTATAAAATAGGGAATAAAataaagagttttttttttttttttctaaatgagTGTTGGTATAAAAAGTATTAACAAAATAGGTGATTTGAAAAGTATTAACTAGTctatatctatacatataataaagtaaaccaatatatgacacgtgtcattcattggaggCGTCTATTTTTTGGTTTTCCcgcctttctttcatatttatcttctaacaatttatcttttaatttgtagataatattaaatagaaaaatgttttaataattgtaaataatattaaatagaaaaatgtttatCTGATAACTATAACCCTTTTATTGAAGTATTAAAGGGTTTCACGCTTTTTTGCACATGGTCTTTTATGCTTTAAATTCTAGGATTTGGCTAAAACACACTTTGCCATTAATCACataatttttttggatttattaaaaattcatgaCTATATTATATACTTATAAGCTTGAATATATATGTCAAACTTAAAAATTATTCTTCAAAAATTCAGTAACATCTATACTCTATATATAGtaacacgtgtcattcattgaagacaCGTATTTTTTAAGTTTTCCCACTTTTCTTTCatatatatcttctaataattgtaaataatactaaatagaaaaatgttaattgaatacaaaaaatataggataacatcaaatgtatatcgattacttaaatgagtatacacacgtatgagatttttttactattattattagtttcattatttatcaaatatatataagtgtgtccgtctttgatttgcatttacaagaaatatttattagagttaattacatagttagtccctgtggtttgcacaaagtaacatacttaggtactaatagtttaaaatcacattctagggtattaacttttcatttcgtaacgtttggaggtattaacgttatttgtaggtttaaaatcacattctattagtacctaagtatgttattttgtgcaaaccacagggactaactatgttaatgccctagaagttaatacctctaaatgttacaaaatgaaaagttaatactctggaaggtgattttaaactattaatacctaagtatgttattttgtgcaaaccacagggactaactatgtaattaactctatttatTATATAGGATCGGCTCAACCATTTTAGAGGCCTAAAGCAAGTTTCAAAATCGGGGCCCTTCTTGCCTATTTTTTTCTTATCCAAAAAGAATAAACGACGGTCGATCGGCCTAACGGAGATTCAAACCCGCCCCCTTAAGGTACACAGATGACATGCGCGCCAACTTGGCTACAACCTTTTAATAACAAGGCTCATACCCATatagtataattttttttttttttaaatcttgagACCCTATACATTTGGTGGCCTGAGGCCCAAGCCTTAAAATACTTGGGCTTGGGCCGACCCtgttattatatagtttaaattgttcaacccgtgtaacacacggggaactaacatAGTCTTTTATAATTTGTTTATCTTTCTCCTAATCTTATTGGATATAACCTAATTCAATATTAACTAAAGAAATTAGGGTATTGCTATTTACTAATTAATATTAGGCTTGTATAAATTATTGATTAAAATTATAACGAAATCATTCCGTTAGATTATGATATTTTattaaaagttattttattaaataatgatACGTTGACATGGACTTGATAACTGCAATTTCAAATGCCATTTCAgttattttaaattttatttttttattaatgaaTGAATAAAGTATGATTCACAAAAGGTGGATTCGTACTTGGCTTATTATTTTGAAACTATGCCATGAATTTATTGCTTAGGTCAATCATTTTACTTACCGTTGTATGCGGATTTATGAATTTTTTTCACAAGCTATTTCTTTTTGTTagatttttactattttttttttcaaaaataaaaggtttccactagttttttttttcaaaccgaaagggtTATCAGGAACCCCCAACACACCCCTGGATCCGCCCCTAGTTGTAAATTAATAAGCACATTTAATATCTGTAGTTTTGGACCCGATGAACTTTCTATATGCGACATGATATGGTTTGGCTGGCCGAAGCTTCATATTGCGCTAAAGATGATGCAGCTCAAGGTTGTTATACACTTCATATCTATTTCTTTACTAGTTTTTAATCATTTAATTGCTATACACTTCACTCAAATCAACATCTTATTTTTCTGTATAAAAAAGTTGATACCTGTATATAAATGTAAAGTTTTTTAAATAACTTAATATTTGCTTCTTATACTAAATCAAGATCCTAATAGTTATATGGGTTTCATATATATTTTTGCAGCTACATTAAAACTAAACATTAAACAAGTATAAGTTTGGTGCGTACGAGTGTATGACTGTAAGAGCATATGGTTGTTGACTTTTTCGAATCTAATCTAATCCATGTTATTTGTTGAGAAGGGGTGCGCATATTTTGCAGGTCAATCTAGAATTATGTtgactttattattattatttagtattGTTGTAGAATATATACACTTAATTTGGGCTAACCCAACGGTTTTAAGCCTAACACATATAGGGTATATTTGCCATGGAGCTTTAAGAGCATTCTCATCTAAAccatcaaaatatgtgaggggtagtttttatattataaagggtataaaaaatgGTTCCACTGAGCTAAAATAATATGTCGATGTCTCTAGTAAACTAAAGACATTATTTAATAGCTATTTTGCTTCAATTTTTTTGCtacaaatcaaaacaaaaattGAAGATTTAGTTACGATGAAAAATCTACTTGTATATCTTCATCCATGGATTCTTTATTCATACTCATTCAATTGGACGTATTGATCcaattttaaaattttgtttcGCAATTTCATAATCCAAGTTTTCAGTTTTTAATTGACTTTGGATAAAAATCCCGAAAATTTCGATTTTCCTTGAATGTGTCATTGAAAGGTAAAGGATTATTTAATCCTTTAAATGAAATAAAGTTTTTATCGGAAtattcatctgtatatttggggagacactgttcacccagtataatttttttttaatatatattgaaagtggttgtgagtgaaggagagagaaaaatgtaatgataatattatttaattgaaaaggagagagaaaaaatatttgtttttagtgaaaatatattgatatagtagctgttttttagtggaatgtatgtataatttgatggatttgATGAGAATGCTctacaaaaagttttaaaaaaatactcatactcaataaaaagctttgtttggttgaaataGCTTGAAAGTTTTTGGAAAAAAAGACTATTTAATCTCTAAAGATGatttaatgcacaaactttttaaatttttagttatatcCATTTTGGTCGTTTTATACATTtcattaaaagctccagctactctactaaacaccaaatatatctaaaaagctacagctaccagcttccagtcACCAGGTACTTTGCCAAACATACTCATAAACCATGAAAAACCCTATCTTATAATTATATGTTCCATATACAACTATACAAGTGATGTTTCACCTTCATGGTAAAGATCCTCTCTTTCTCCCCTCCAATACAACATTACATTTATTTTCATGCTATTTATATATACTAATGCATAAAACTTATCAACAATGGAATCCAACAGTGACTTGAGCGTCAAATGATAGGCCAGAGACCCGGTCTCTAACCTGTTCTAACAAATTCTTCATGATTTTATAGATAAGACGAAATGTGTCTGGTTCATCTCTTTAGCTTAGCCCCACCCCGGTGGATCCATGTAGCAACAATTATTATCATTGTTTAAACTTTGTATGTAATTTGAATAAGAGGATAAAACAATTCCAATATTATTTATGTTAGTGAAATAAATATAGGCACACTACAATGAGGTAGAAAGTGACTTAGTTGGACAAAGAAATGGCCAACAAAGACCTACTTTTAATTTGCCTAAAGTCGTTTATGTTATGATTCCTATAAATTGGTGAATGTGACTTGATACGGTGTCCAATGCCTAATTGGTTGTCATATTTATCCTCACCACACCTCTAAATAAGATTATATAATATCAACTATACCCATTTTGATtcattaaattaaataaaattaaattaaatttgatAATAAATGTAAATAAAAAAGAAGCAAAGTAAAATGGTACTATGTTGCATACTTACATAGTTACATGGGATAAGATATGAAAAGGTATAAAAAGGTCAATGTGCATGTTTGACTTTAACCAACCAAGTGTGTGCATGAGTTGTAATACAAGGCTAAATTGAAGATGTCAACAACCAAATGTTCTTATCTCTTTAGCATACCGACATACCGTACGTACTATATTGATACGTATGTACTCGATTTATGACCCGTTCTCTTACCTCCCAACTTGTTCTTATTAATGTCAATTCACATGCAAAAACATATCAAAGTTGcaactttttattaataaactaAGATGTATAAACATTAAACAACCAACTATTGattttttccccaaaaataaatgtcactccGATGAATATCCGGTGATCAACTACAACCAAATGGTTTAATTTCAATGAATTTCGGCCAGGGCCGGCCCAGAGCAAGTGTCGGGTGGGGCGATCGCTTTGGGTCCAAATCAAAATAGGGCCCAAAAtgtttaaaattatatatataggtTGTGAGTTGGCTACAacgtctatatatatatatatatatatatatatatatatatggtatggatggggaaggatgtatagaaaacccactttaatttagaaaacccgggaaactcaaagctcccaatgtttttttttcttgaaaaaatttacacatgttatatacatgtttttaagggttttgggcaaaaaaaatcaaaaaaacgccgagtagatatttagaaaaaaaataaacaagttttggtgtaacacatgttacattcatctgacatatttgtaacatgtgttacaccaaaacttgtttattttttttaaaaacaattcaaattcaatttttttttcctacacttatcattattattcgaatacaatgttagaaatttaatttacacgtttaaatttatgtgaattcgtaaataaagaaaatttacacatgtgtaagtttgccatttacacacgtgtaaatctgttatatttacacatgtgtaaaaaatctaaaaaagagtgattttgaaatgagaaataaattatttgatgttataaattcttgttttgatgttgtatcttaattacaatgaggtttgtattaaaaaaaaatggttttgattggttttttcattcgttctcacggttctcgcaatatttagcgttctcaaaataaccctcccctatatatatatatatagaatgaaaaccaccccgagttgtaagaaccgcgagaaccacaccatccgggtcgccgtttaccatgattttttttacaactagatgtgtatattataaacacattcgtaaaaaaaatttaaacgccccccccccccccgagggggtagttttttacaccacaagtttggtgaaaaaaaaaagaaaacaaaaaaaaataaaaacaccaaacttgtggtgtaaaaaactaccctctcaggggggggggggcgtttaattttttttttttacggatgtgtttataatatacacatctagttgtaaaaaaaatcatggtaaacggcgacccggatggtgtggttctcgcggttcttacaactcggggtggttttcattctagcagccccctatatatatatatatatatatatatatatatatatatatatatatatatatatatataggggaaggatgtatagaaaacccactttaatttagaaaacccgagaaactcaaagctcccgatgtttttttttttcttgaaaaaatgtacacatgttatatacatgtttttaagagttttgggcaaaaaaaatcaaaaaagcgccgagtagatatttaaaaaaaaaataaacaagttttggtgtaacacgtgttacattcATCTgccatatttgtaacatgtgttacaccaaaacttgtttatttttctttaaaatatctactcggcgcttttttgattttttttgcccaaaacccttaaaaacatgtatataacatgtgtacattttttcaagaaaaaaaaacacacgttatattataaaaaaactaGAATCCGCATGTGTGTATACGTATGAAGTCGTGTGTTATTATATGAAAGTGAATGGATGgtaatgaaatcgcatgttatattTATTAAAGGGAAATCAAGAAACTACAAATTCGCATGTGGTATTTTAGGAACCAAATTCGCATGTTATAACACGTATTCGCATGTTGATAATGCATCGCGGATGCAATGTACGTTAAGTCATTTTGTACGTAAAAAATCTTAAAGGGTCTGGATTTATGAACTAAAAACGTTTGTGGGCCTTTTAAATTTTAGATTTGTG
The Helianthus annuus cultivar XRQ/B chromosome 6, HanXRQr2.0-SUNRISE, whole genome shotgun sequence genome window above contains:
- the LOC110864266 gene encoding uncharacterized protein LOC110864266; translation: MKLVWSPETAAKALLDTVKSCKGLDGSSVAELIAAMAGGWNAKLIVETWSQGDVATTSIGLSIASVHTCGRHVCIVPDEVSKTEYSRVLRTAGMSPEVIVGVPEEVVKGMVIDFLVVDGQKNNFGRVVMAAKFGGRGAVVVCKNAAARDVRLRSLFDGGSRRIVRSVFLPVGDGVDVAHVAAGEGGGSGSGSDKVKKSRWIRRVDIRSGEEFLFRKDGERLHHYRYGLESQNGGVSHP